One window of Mediterraneibacter gnavus ATCC 29149 genomic DNA carries:
- the moaC gene encoding cyclic pyranopterin monophosphate synthase MoaC: MPLTHFDAEGKARMVDVTEKKETVREATATGKIKVSRDVYDAIEAGTVGKGDVLSVATTAGIMGVKRTADLIPMCHILPITNCKIRFEKDPKNLEITCFCTVKVTGKTGVEMEALTGVSVALLTIYDMCKALDKFMEIQDIYLCKKTGGKSGEIVNPRMEDRGEEGR; the protein is encoded by the coding sequence ATGCCGTTGACACATTTTGATGCGGAGGGAAAAGCCCGCATGGTAGACGTGACAGAGAAAAAAGAGACGGTAAGAGAAGCAACAGCAACCGGAAAGATCAAAGTCAGCCGGGACGTGTATGATGCGATTGAAGCCGGAACGGTCGGAAAAGGCGATGTGCTTTCTGTGGCGACCACAGCCGGGATCATGGGTGTGAAACGGACGGCGGATCTGATTCCGATGTGTCATATCCTGCCGATCACGAACTGTAAGATCCGTTTTGAAAAGGATCCTAAAAATCTGGAGATCACCTGCTTTTGTACGGTAAAAGTGACCGGAAAGACCGGAGTGGAGATGGAGGCGCTGACAGGTGTCAGTGTGGCGCTTCTGACGATTTATGATATGTGTAAGGCTCTGGATAAATTTATGGAAATACAGGATATTTATCTTTGTAAAAAGACCGGAGGAAAGAGTGGAGAGATCGTAAATCCGAGAATGGAAGACAGAGGAGAAGAGGGAAGATGA
- a CDS encoding MogA/MoaB family molybdenum cofactor biosynthesis protein — MKAAVVTLSDKGFRNEREDKSGELVQMMLKEAGYEVAEYRLLPDEQTQIETVLKELSDEKEMDLILTTGGTGFSQRDCTPEATMNVATRNAPGIAEAMRYASLAITPRAMLSRGVSVIRNQTLIINLPGSPKAVKENLEYILPTLSHGLEILKGVTGECGISLKET; from the coding sequence ATGAAGGCAGCAGTTGTGACATTGAGCGACAAGGGATTTCGAAACGAACGGGAAGATAAAAGCGGAGAGCTGGTACAGATGATGTTGAAAGAAGCCGGATATGAAGTGGCGGAATACAGGTTACTTCCGGATGAGCAGACGCAGATCGAGACGGTATTAAAAGAGTTGAGTGATGAGAAAGAGATGGATCTGATCCTCACGACAGGAGGAACCGGGTTTTCGCAAAGAGACTGTACACCGGAAGCAACGATGAATGTAGCTACCCGAAATGCGCCGGGGATTGCAGAAGCAATGCGGTATGCGTCACTGGCTATTACCCCCAGAGCGATGTTGAGCCGCGGGGTATCGGTGATTCGAAATCAGACACTGATCATTAACCTTCCGGGTAGTCCGAAAGCGGTGAAAGAAAATCTGGAGTATATTTTGCCTACACTGTCACATGGACTGGAAATTTTAAAAGGAGTGACAGGAGAATGCGGGATCAGTTTGAAAGAAACATAA
- the moaA gene encoding GTP 3',8-cyclase MoaA codes for MRDQFERNINYMRVSVTDLCNLRCVYCMPKEGIRQISHDEILTFDEIARMCRIGAELGISRIKLTGGEPLVRKGIEDLAEMICRIPGIEQVTLTTNGILLKDQLPALKKAGISAVNISLDTMDRAQYQELTGKDCLLQVMEGIRAALEQGMRVKINCVALNECNEFQWGKLAALAKEYPLDVRFIEMMPIGLGKAYQGSMQEVIQKNLENIYGAAKPDSGAVRGNGPAVYWEFPGFQGKIGFISAISHKFCKDCNRIRMTAEGFVKPCLQFAQGVDMRSLLRGQTDDKELKQVFERLIYEKLRCHQFETEKADESLEQREMSKIGG; via the coding sequence ATGCGGGATCAGTTTGAAAGAAACATAAATTATATGAGAGTATCCGTCACGGACTTGTGCAATCTGCGCTGTGTGTATTGCATGCCGAAAGAGGGAATCAGACAGATTTCTCACGATGAGATCCTTACGTTTGATGAGATCGCAAGGATGTGCCGGATCGGGGCAGAACTTGGGATTTCCAGGATCAAGCTGACAGGCGGCGAACCGCTGGTGCGAAAGGGTATTGAAGACCTTGCAGAGATGATCTGCCGGATTCCGGGAATCGAGCAGGTGACGCTGACGACAAACGGAATCCTGTTAAAAGATCAATTGCCTGCACTCAAAAAGGCTGGGATTTCTGCGGTTAACATCAGTCTGGATACGATGGACAGAGCGCAGTATCAGGAATTGACAGGAAAGGACTGTTTGTTGCAGGTAATGGAAGGCATTCGGGCGGCACTGGAGCAGGGGATGCGTGTGAAAATAAACTGCGTGGCGCTGAATGAATGTAATGAGTTTCAGTGGGGAAAGCTTGCAGCATTGGCAAAAGAGTATCCGCTGGATGTGCGTTTTATTGAAATGATGCCGATCGGTCTTGGAAAAGCTTATCAGGGAAGTATGCAGGAAGTGATACAGAAGAACCTGGAAAATATATATGGTGCAGCAAAGCCGGATTCAGGGGCAGTGCGTGGAAATGGTCCGGCAGTATACTGGGAGTTTCCTGGGTTTCAGGGAAAGATTGGATTTATCAGTGCGATCTCCCATAAGTTCTGCAAAGACTGCAACCGGATTCGGATGACGGCTGAAGGTTTTGTGAAGCCCTGTCTGCAGTTCGCACAGGGAGTGGATATGAGATCCCTTTTAAGAGGGCAGACGGATGATAAAGAACTGAAGCAGGTATTCGAGCGGTTGATTTATGAAAAGCTGCGCTGCCATCAGTTTGAAACAGAAAAAGCGGACGAAAGTCTCGAACAGCGTGAGATGTCAAAAATCGGAGGATAG
- a CDS encoding MOSC domain-containing protein — protein sequence MGIVRAVCTSPAKGTQKTNVKSAEFIENFGIKEDAHAGKWHRQISLLSYEKIEAFRARGAEVADGAFGENLVVEGFDFKNLPVGTRFQCNEVILEMTQIGKECHHGCEIFQKMGDCIMPREGVFARVIHGGRISCGDEMYILGQGEQ from the coding sequence ATGGGAATTGTAAGAGCAGTGTGTACGAGCCCGGCAAAGGGAACGCAAAAGACGAACGTGAAAAGTGCGGAATTTATAGAAAATTTTGGAATCAAAGAGGATGCCCATGCGGGAAAGTGGCATCGTCAGATCAGTCTTCTTTCCTATGAAAAGATTGAGGCGTTTCGGGCAAGAGGAGCAGAGGTTGCAGATGGTGCATTTGGAGAAAATCTGGTGGTAGAGGGATTTGACTTTAAAAATCTTCCGGTGGGAACCCGGTTTCAGTGCAACGAAGTTATTTTAGAGATGACACAGATTGGAAAGGAATGTCATCACGGATGTGAGATTTTTCAGAAGATGGGAGACTGCATCATGCCAAGAGAAGGTGTATTTGCAAGGGTCATTCACGGCGGACGGATTTCCTGCGGGGATGAGATGTACATTTTGGGTCAAGGTGAGCAGTAA
- the prmA gene encoding 50S ribosomal protein L11 methyltransferase codes for MKWNKFRLTTTTEAEDIVSSMLMDLGIQGVEIEDKVPLTQSDKEQMFVDILPETEADDGVAYLSFYLEEDEDKEKVLADVRVELQDMASYLNVGACTIEESQTEDVDWVNNWKQYFHQFYVDDILIIPSWEEVKPEDNDKMVIHIDPGTAFGTGMHETTQLCIRQIRKYTTPETTILDVGCGSGILGMLALKFGAKYSVGTDLDPCAIEATYENMEVNGISKEMYEVMIGNVIDDKDVQDKVGYGKYDIVVANILADVLVALTPVIVDQLKDGGIYITSGIIDDKEETVVEAVKAAGLEVLEVTYQGEWVSVTARKNG; via the coding sequence ATGAAATGGAATAAATTTCGTCTGACAACGACAACAGAGGCGGAGGATATTGTCAGCAGTATGCTTATGGATCTGGGAATCCAGGGGGTCGAGATTGAAGATAAAGTTCCGCTGACACAGTCGGACAAAGAGCAGATGTTCGTTGATATCCTGCCGGAGACAGAGGCAGATGACGGTGTGGCATACCTGAGTTTTTATCTGGAGGAGGATGAAGATAAAGAAAAGGTACTTGCTGATGTGCGTGTAGAATTACAGGATATGGCATCCTATTTGAACGTGGGGGCGTGTACGATCGAAGAGTCTCAGACAGAGGATGTGGACTGGGTAAATAACTGGAAGCAGTATTTTCATCAGTTCTATGTGGATGACATTCTGATTATCCCATCCTGGGAGGAAGTAAAACCGGAAGACAATGATAAAATGGTGATCCATATCGATCCGGGGACTGCATTCGGAACAGGAATGCATGAGACAACCCAGCTTTGTATCCGGCAGATCCGCAAATATACAACGCCGGAGACAACAATCCTTGATGTGGGATGCGGAAGCGGTATTCTGGGAATGCTGGCTTTGAAATTCGGCGCAAAATATTCCGTTGGAACAGATCTGGATCCATGTGCGATCGAGGCAACTTATGAGAACATGGAAGTCAACGGAATCAGTAAAGAGATGTACGAAGTGATGATCGGAAATGTCATTGATGACAAAGACGTGCAGGACAAAGTTGGTTATGGAAAATATGACATTGTCGTTGCAAATATTCTGGCAGATGTTTTGGTCGCACTGACACCGGTGATCGTGGATCAGCTCAAAGACGGTGGAATCTACATCACCAGCGGAATTATTGATGACAAAGAAGAGACAGTGGTAGAGGCAGTTAAAGCAGCAGGTCTGGAAGTCCTGGAAGTGACGTATCAGGGCGAGTGGGTTTCTGTGACGGCGAGAAAGAACGGATAA